CTTTTCTGCGAATCAATCACCATTCTTCTCTCCAAGATCATCAACGTGTCAATTGTCCGAATCCACAAGGTCTGATGCTCAATGTAACAGTATTAATTTAAGTGCTGATCCTCCAAGTTCCAGTTCTGGAATCCAGGTTCCAGAATGCCTTGCAGAAGTCGGATTTTCTGGCTTCCAGAAATTTGATCACATGCCATCTACAACTCTTGTTGCAAGTGGCATCCGATCTAGTTATGATCatatgggtgacaatggttataATGTCCCTATAGCGAAGCACAGAAAGCATATGAGAAACCATTATATGTCATTTTCCCCTGTTCCAATATCATTGTCTTCTAACCGACGGAGGAGCTATGACGTATACATAGGTTTGCATGGCCGCAAACCTTCCTTAATGAGGTTCACAAATTGGCTCCGTGCTGAGCTAGAAGTTCAAGGGGTGACTTGCTTTGTATCTGACAGAGCTCGATTCAGGAATTCTCGTAAGCATGAACTTATGGAAAGGGCAATGGATGTTTCTTCCTTTGGGGTTGTAATTCTAACAAGGAAGTCTTTGAGGAATCCGTATACTATTGAAGAGCTTAGATTTTTTTCAAGCAAGAAAAATTTGGTCCCTATCTATTTTGATTTGAGGCCTGGTGATTGTCTTGTCCGAGATATAGTCGAGAAAAGGGGAGAGCTGTGGGAAAAACATGGTGGTGACTTATGGGTTCTTTATGGAGGATTGGAGAAAGAGTGGAAGGAAGCTGTTAATGGCCTGGTTCGAGTGGATGAATGGAAACTAGAAGCGCAGGACGGTAACTGGAGAGACTGCATATTACAAGCTGTTACTGTTTTGGCGATGAAGTTAGGAAGGCGAAGCGTTTTAGAGCAATTGACAAAGTGGAGAGACATGGTGGACAAAGAGGAATTCCCGTTTCCTCGAAATGAAAACTTTAGTGGCAGGAAGAAAGAATTGTCGGAGCTGGAATTTATACTTTTTGGTGATATTACTGGAGAATCAGAAAGGGATTATTTTGAGCTCAAGGCTCGATCAAAGAGAAAGAAATTGACTGTTGGGTGGAGTAAGAGCAGTTTGGCGGAGGAAAGGCACCGGGCGAGTGGCAGCCGGAAGGGTAAAGAACCAGTCATTTGGAAGGAGTCTGAAAAGGAGATTGAGATGCAAAGTTTTGAAAGGCAACACTATCAAAGACCAAAAGGTGGACAGAATTCACGGAGAAAGAGATCAAAGAAAACTGTATATGGAAAGGGCGTTGCCTGTGTAACTGGGGACTCAGGAATAGGGAAGACTGAGCTTCTTCTGGAATTTGCCTACAGATTTCACCAGAGGTATAAGATGGTTCTATGGATAGGAGGGGAAAGCCAGTATATTAGGCAGAATTATTTAAATCTCCGGTCGTTTTTAGAGGTCGATGTCGGGGTTGGAAATTCCATTGATAAAAGCAGGATTGACAGCTTTGAAGAGCAAGAAGAGGCTGCTATTTCTAGAGTCCGGAAAGAGCTAATGCGAAACATACCTTTTCTGGTGGTGATTGATAATTTAGAGAGTGAAAAAGATTGGTGGGATCAGAAGCTTGTAATGGATCTTCTTCCTCGTTTTGGCAGTGAGACCCACATTTTGATATCCACTCGCCTTCCGTGTGTGATGAACTTAGAACCGTTAAAACTCTCATACTTGTCTGGAGTGGAGGCAATGT
The sequence above is drawn from the Gossypium hirsutum isolate 1008001.06 chromosome A05, Gossypium_hirsutum_v2.1, whole genome shotgun sequence genome and encodes:
- the LOC107904281 gene encoding uncharacterized protein, whose product is MIGSIINMDLREDSIRLESLQATSRNMSSSSSAFFSANQSPFFSPRSSTCQLSESTRSDAQCNSINLSADPPSSSSGIQVPECLAEVGFSGFQKFDHMPSTTLVASGIRSSYDHMGDNGYNVPIAKHRKHMRNHYMSFSPVPISLSSNRRRSYDVYIGLHGRKPSLMRFTNWLRAELEVQGVTCFVSDRARFRNSRKHELMERAMDVSSFGVVILTRKSLRNPYTIEELRFFSSKKNLVPIYFDLRPGDCLVRDIVEKRGELWEKHGGDLWVLYGGLEKEWKEAVNGLVRVDEWKLEAQDGNWRDCILQAVTVLAMKLGRRSVLEQLTKWRDMVDKEEFPFPRNENFSGRKKELSELEFILFGDITGESERDYFELKARSKRKKLTVGWSKSSLAEERHRASGSRKGKEPVIWKESEKEIEMQSFERQHYQRPKGGQNSRRKRSKKTVYGKGVACVTGDSGIGKTELLLEFAYRFHQRYKMVLWIGGESQYIRQNYLNLRSFLEVDVGVGNSIDKSRIDSFEEQEEAAISRVRKELMRNIPFLVVIDNLESEKDWWDQKLVMDLLPRFGSETHILISTRLPCVMNLEPLKLSYLSGVEAMSLMQGSIKDYPSAEIDALRIIEEKVGRLTLALAIVGSMLSELPINPSRLLDTINRMPSRDILWSGREVHLLRKNTFLLQLFEVCFSIFDHADGPGSLATRMVLVSGWFAPAAIPISLLSLAAHKVPKKHNGTQFWRKLLHSLTCGFSSSYSKRSEVEASSMLLRFNLARSSTKEGYIHFNELIKVYARKRGVTGAANAMVQAVASRGSLSLHSEHVWAACFLLFGLGNNPKVVELRVSELLCLVKQVILPLAIWTFVTFSRCGAALELLRVCTDALEAADQAFLTPVEKWLDKSLCWKPIQTNAQLNPYLWEELALLRATVLETRAKLMVRGGQFDIGDDLIRKAIFIRTSICGQNHPDIIAARETLSKLTRLLANVETHTSS